In Nanohaloarchaea archaeon SW_7_43_1, a single window of DNA contains:
- the polC gene encoding DNA polymerase II large subunit, with translation MDTEEYFETIDERTDKAYKIANEARSQSRDPEQKVDIPRAEDLPEKASSLVIAAQFAELEDSGVAERIRELEDEYGKNDERVAFSIAREIAEGRFHEFEETERACDAGIRVGVSYMTGGITTAPLEGIGDIRIRENDDGSEYLAIYYSGPIRSAGGTASAMSVLLADYVRIGVGLDRFKPSETVVKRYAAEVEDYYNRVTAKQYNPTREETEMIAENVPVEVTGSPTEQLDVSNHKDLERIDTNRIRGGMCLVYLDGLPLKAPKIEKRIEKWGSEFELEHWSWVEKYIELQKSIHSSGDEDSDSSEQKGYTPSDKYLGSLTAGRPVLGHPGEKGGFRLRYGHSRTNGLAAVSFHPATMEITERFAAIGTQFKVEYPGKATVGTACDTIHPPVVRLKNGEVIKVESREQARDLERKVDEILFLGDMLVTYGEFLENGKKLLPSAYVEEWWEKELAQELEKQGVKLGKDFSERDPSPEEAFKISEKLGIPLHPKWTYHWDETSVERFKALYRSVQEDDLSGEKTKKALEDILVQHKTEDAEIKVRKEDLKVLNRLLGNTDRKPELENQNEIPEFIQEVSGIEVRDQAPHYLGSRMGRPEKAEKRTIKGDPQLLFPCGKKEGGRMRNLTATYNNKLHDEKGKVKQRILHNRCTKCNEYTYFSYCIDCDAPANPIWFCKECDNEHDEEVDECEKCGNQRIERYKYTEIDTRKLIDNAMENLGMRNLPELLKSVRGMSGKHKHVEPVEKGLLREKHGLYVNKDGTVRYDASDIPMTHFKPSEIDVSVEKLRELGYNKDIDGNPLENDNQVLALKPQDIVIPENDKTIPASEYFISVANFVDDLLEQFYDMEPYYNIEKKEDLIGSLVIGLAPHTSGGTVGRIIGFTEAKGIYAHPYWHAGKRRNCLPGHTEVKLADGTKKELMEIFETAQGEKETDSTGTVEKEIEISVLSEEDNEVTASDATKVYRAPAQEFKIEFETASGRKIEVFPDHRLKTSKGVKKAREVDEGDRLLAPLEIDVEFESKDGIHLTDFIDTEGIVIRKDVDTLNRLIDELGGLKSSADLLGISKKTLGNYRYRETVPLKILDRLSQEAGMDYQISGDAIIAAKRDNVELSNDIEINDDFMKLLGYYLAEGYTRKSEKKGEEFYQVCFAFGEEELKEQMTDCIKSVFGYEPSEGDHILTLSSRIIYEFFQELEIGTGAHEKRIPEFVKSVPKSKIKPLLSAYFAGDGSVEKGRLHVQATSVSRGLLDDIDLMLKRFGIFTRYNTSEREAGGILIDKYGEEHYKDRTFVSHKLHIRSSHAVNFGKQIGFELERKQEALEKDYSKERSPRIEARGEITLDPIKSKEIEKAEEKFMYDIEVQNTHNFITTDNLITNNCDGDEDAILLLMDGLLNFSRDFLPDMTGAATMDAPLILSTVLNPDEVDDEAWAIETVDEYPLSFYEETTEYKKPWNIETDIEIGEDIVHSDRPYDHGYTHETSNIEDGPTQSEYVTLDEMSEKTSAQLGIGEKFKAVDENKVAELLLNKHFIPDIKGNLRSFSSQKMRCVDCNTKFRRVPLTNQTIAPSGKATAECPECNGKVLLTISEGTIKKYMQPSKDIIDEYEVSPYVRQQILVLNKTLQSLFGKDNRQSGLRQFTG, from the coding sequence ATGGATACTGAAGAATATTTTGAAACTATAGATGAGAGAACAGATAAAGCGTATAAGATTGCTAATGAGGCCCGATCCCAGTCTAGAGATCCGGAGCAGAAAGTAGATATTCCGAGAGCTGAAGACCTACCGGAAAAAGCTTCCAGCCTTGTTATCGCAGCCCAGTTTGCGGAACTGGAAGACTCCGGTGTGGCAGAACGAATCAGAGAGCTTGAAGATGAGTACGGAAAAAACGATGAAAGAGTGGCATTCTCCATCGCCAGAGAAATAGCTGAAGGAAGATTCCATGAGTTTGAAGAGACTGAGAGAGCCTGTGATGCAGGGATAAGAGTCGGCGTCTCCTACATGACAGGCGGTATAACCACTGCACCGCTTGAAGGAATAGGAGATATCAGAATAAGGGAAAACGATGACGGCTCTGAATACCTTGCTATTTACTACTCAGGACCTATTCGATCCGCAGGAGGAACCGCCTCCGCTATGAGTGTCCTTCTCGCCGATTATGTGAGGATAGGAGTCGGTCTCGACCGGTTTAAACCCTCGGAAACCGTCGTCAAGAGATATGCAGCCGAGGTTGAGGACTACTACAACAGGGTTACTGCAAAGCAGTACAATCCCACCAGAGAGGAGACAGAAATGATTGCGGAAAACGTTCCTGTCGAGGTAACAGGTTCCCCGACCGAACAATTAGATGTCTCTAACCACAAAGACTTAGAGAGGATCGACACCAACCGGATTAGAGGAGGAATGTGTCTTGTCTATCTTGACGGTTTACCGTTGAAAGCGCCAAAAATTGAGAAGAGAATTGAAAAATGGGGATCCGAGTTCGAGCTTGAGCACTGGAGCTGGGTTGAAAAATACATTGAGCTCCAGAAATCAATTCACTCCTCAGGAGACGAGGATTCAGACAGTTCTGAGCAGAAAGGTTACACACCTTCCGATAAATACCTGGGCTCCCTGACGGCAGGGAGACCGGTTCTAGGTCATCCTGGAGAAAAAGGAGGATTCCGACTTCGATACGGACACTCAAGAACTAACGGTCTGGCAGCCGTCTCCTTCCATCCAGCGACAATGGAGATCACAGAAAGGTTCGCTGCAATAGGAACACAGTTCAAGGTCGAATATCCTGGTAAAGCAACCGTCGGAACTGCCTGTGATACGATACACCCGCCGGTTGTTCGATTAAAGAACGGAGAAGTAATCAAGGTTGAATCTCGGGAACAGGCACGGGATCTGGAGAGAAAAGTCGATGAAATACTTTTCCTCGGTGACATGCTCGTAACCTACGGAGAGTTTTTGGAGAACGGCAAAAAACTTCTACCCTCAGCCTATGTTGAGGAATGGTGGGAAAAAGAACTGGCTCAAGAACTGGAAAAGCAGGGAGTAAAACTTGGTAAAGATTTTTCAGAGAGAGATCCAAGCCCTGAGGAAGCATTCAAGATCTCAGAGAAACTTGGTATCCCGCTTCATCCGAAATGGACTTATCATTGGGATGAAACCTCGGTTGAAAGATTCAAAGCATTATACCGCTCTGTACAGGAAGACGACTTATCGGGCGAGAAGACCAAGAAAGCCCTGGAAGATATACTAGTACAGCATAAAACTGAGGATGCCGAAATCAAAGTAAGGAAAGAAGATCTCAAAGTCCTGAATAGACTTCTCGGGAATACTGATAGAAAACCTGAACTCGAAAACCAAAACGAGATCCCGGAGTTTATACAGGAAGTCTCAGGAATAGAGGTAAGAGATCAGGCACCTCATTATCTCGGATCCAGAATGGGCAGACCGGAGAAAGCAGAGAAAAGAACGATCAAAGGAGACCCACAGTTGCTTTTCCCTTGCGGAAAGAAGGAAGGAGGCAGAATGAGAAACCTTACCGCAACTTACAACAATAAATTACACGATGAGAAAGGAAAAGTCAAACAGAGAATACTTCACAACCGGTGCACGAAATGCAACGAATACACATACTTCTCCTACTGTATCGACTGTGACGCCCCGGCAAACCCGATCTGGTTCTGCAAGGAATGCGACAATGAGCACGATGAAGAAGTAGATGAATGTGAGAAATGTGGCAACCAGAGGATTGAGCGATACAAGTACACCGAAATAGACACACGAAAACTTATCGACAACGCGATGGAAAACCTAGGGATGAGAAATCTGCCGGAGCTTCTGAAATCAGTAAGAGGTATGAGCGGCAAACACAAGCACGTCGAACCTGTAGAGAAAGGACTACTGAGAGAAAAACACGGCCTTTACGTAAACAAAGATGGAACAGTTAGATACGACGCCTCAGACATCCCGATGACCCACTTTAAGCCCTCCGAGATCGACGTATCGGTCGAAAAACTCAGAGAGCTAGGCTACAACAAAGACATAGACGGCAACCCGCTTGAAAACGACAACCAAGTCCTAGCGCTAAAACCCCAGGACATAGTGATACCGGAAAACGACAAAACCATACCAGCATCTGAATACTTCATAAGTGTAGCCAACTTCGTTGATGACCTCCTAGAACAGTTCTACGACATGGAGCCATACTACAATATAGAAAAGAAAGAGGATCTAATAGGATCGCTCGTTATCGGGTTAGCTCCACACACATCAGGAGGAACAGTAGGGAGAATAATCGGTTTTACAGAAGCCAAAGGAATCTATGCCCATCCTTACTGGCACGCAGGAAAGAGGCGCAACTGTCTTCCTGGCCATACAGAAGTAAAGTTGGCTGACGGTACAAAGAAAGAACTTATGGAAATATTTGAGACTGCTCAGGGCGAAAAAGAAACCGATAGCACTGGTACAGTTGAGAAAGAGATCGAGATATCAGTTTTATCTGAAGAAGATAATGAAGTTACTGCTTCAGATGCAACAAAAGTTTACAGGGCTCCTGCACAAGAGTTTAAGATTGAATTTGAAACCGCTTCAGGAAGAAAGATTGAGGTATTCCCCGACCATAGGCTAAAAACATCTAAAGGTGTGAAGAAAGCTCGTGAAGTTGATGAAGGAGATCGGCTTCTGGCGCCACTGGAAATTGATGTAGAGTTTGAGAGTAAAGACGGAATTCATCTAACTGACTTTATTGATACCGAAGGAATAGTGATAAGAAAGGATGTAGATACTCTTAATCGCCTGATAGATGAGCTTGGCGGCTTGAAGAGTTCAGCAGATCTACTAGGAATCAGCAAGAAAACACTAGGTAATTACAGATATCGAGAAACCGTACCACTAAAGATTCTAGACAGGCTTTCCCAGGAGGCAGGTATGGATTATCAGATTTCTGGAGATGCAATAATTGCTGCAAAACGAGACAACGTTGAACTGTCCAATGACATCGAGATAAATGATGATTTCATGAAACTGCTAGGATATTATCTAGCAGAAGGTTATACAAGGAAGTCGGAGAAGAAGGGTGAAGAATTCTACCAAGTCTGCTTCGCGTTCGGAGAAGAAGAACTGAAAGAACAGATGACAGACTGTATCAAGTCCGTCTTTGGATATGAGCCTTCGGAAGGAGACCATATTCTGACTTTAAGTTCAAGGATAATCTACGAGTTCTTCCAAGAGCTTGAAATAGGTACAGGAGCCCATGAAAAAAGAATACCGGAATTCGTTAAGTCTGTGCCTAAATCAAAGATAAAGCCGCTACTTTCTGCTTACTTCGCTGGAGATGGATCGGTAGAGAAGGGCAGACTACATGTTCAGGCCACTAGTGTGTCAAGAGGGTTACTCGATGATATTGATCTGATGCTGAAAAGATTCGGTATATTTACTAGATACAATACTTCGGAAAGAGAAGCAGGAGGAATACTAATTGACAAGTACGGTGAGGAACATTACAAAGATAGAACATTTGTATCCCATAAGCTTCATATCAGGTCCTCACATGCCGTAAACTTTGGAAAGCAGATTGGCTTTGAACTAGAGAGAAAGCAGGAAGCCCTTGAGAAAGATTACTCGAAAGAAAGAAGTCCTAGGATAGAAGCTAGAGGGGAGATAACACTTGATCCTATAAAGTCTAAAGAAATAGAAAAGGCTGAAGAAAAGTTTATGTACGATATAGAAGTGCAAAATACTCACAATTTTATCACGACGGACAATTTAATTACCAACAATTGCGACGGAGACGAGGACGCCATTCTACTGCTTATGGACGGCTTACTGAACTTTTCAAGAGATTTCCTTCCAGACATGACGGGAGCTGCGACCATGGATGCGCCTTTAATCCTTTCAACAGTTTTAAACCCTGATGAGGTTGATGATGAGGCCTGGGCGATCGAAACGGTGGATGAGTATCCTCTCAGCTTCTACGAGGAAACCACTGAGTACAAAAAGCCCTGGAACATTGAGACCGATATCGAGATTGGTGAAGATATTGTACATAGCGATAGACCGTATGATCATGGCTACACTCACGAGACCTCAAATATTGAGGACGGCCCGACACAGAGCGAATACGTAACTCTAGATGAAATGAGCGAGAAGACTTCGGCACAACTAGGTATCGGAGAAAAATTCAAGGCTGTAGACGAAAACAAAGTTGCGGAGCTCTTACTCAACAAGCATTTCATACCAGATATCAAAGGTAACTTGAGATCTTTCTCATCCCAGAAGATGCGTTGTGTTGATTGTAACACCAAGTTCCGCAGGGTGCCTCTAACCAACCAGACCATCGCTCCTTCCGGGAAAGCAACGGCTGAATGC
- a CDS encoding cell division control protein Cdc6, giving the protein MSQSNLQSMFSNYIDQDTFFKNKDALTTNWVPDNILHRDEQIDDLASILAPALRGNDPSNVFIYGSVGTGKSLITKHVTNELHTVAKNESKDLEIVYINCKMKKVADTEYRLLAKLAGQLGDDVPSTGLPTDEVYNRFFEALQEQKGVVIIALDEIDALVKKVGDEFLYNLTRINDDLKETKVSIVGISNDLNFTEYMDSRVKSSLSEEEIIFPPYNAIELREILKDRADRGFREDVLKDGVISKCSALAAQEHGDARRALDLIRVAGELAERSESEQIVKQHVDRAQSKIERDRVVETVRSQPKHSKLVLYTILNATEEENEIATGDVYSEYKELCQNVEVSELTQRRVSGLISELDMLGIINANVMSKGRHGRTRQISVDLSSNIKSQIRELVEEKFYI; this is encoded by the coding sequence ATGAGCCAAAGTAACTTGCAGTCGATGTTCTCAAACTATATCGACCAAGATACATTCTTCAAAAATAAAGATGCCCTCACAACTAACTGGGTTCCTGATAACATATTACACAGAGATGAACAGATAGATGACCTAGCCTCGATACTTGCCCCAGCTCTTAGAGGAAATGATCCAAGCAACGTCTTTATCTATGGATCTGTGGGAACTGGAAAATCGCTTATTACAAAGCATGTTACAAACGAGTTGCACACAGTAGCTAAAAACGAGAGTAAAGACTTAGAAATTGTTTATATTAACTGTAAGATGAAGAAAGTTGCGGATACGGAGTACAGACTGCTAGCTAAACTGGCCGGACAGCTAGGAGATGATGTCCCAAGTACAGGCCTTCCAACTGATGAAGTCTACAACAGATTCTTCGAAGCTCTACAGGAGCAAAAAGGAGTTGTTATAATAGCTTTAGACGAAATTGATGCTCTAGTAAAAAAGGTAGGAGATGAGTTTCTCTATAACCTTACAAGAATAAACGATGATCTAAAGGAAACCAAGGTTTCTATTGTAGGAATTTCGAACGACCTCAACTTCACAGAATACATGGACTCCAGAGTCAAATCCAGTCTATCGGAGGAAGAAATTATATTCCCTCCGTACAACGCAATTGAGCTGAGAGAGATACTGAAGGATAGGGCTGATAGAGGGTTTAGAGAGGATGTTCTTAAGGATGGAGTTATCTCAAAATGTTCTGCTCTAGCCGCCCAAGAACACGGCGATGCCAGAAGAGCTCTCGATCTAATAAGAGTAGCAGGAGAGCTAGCTGAAAGAAGTGAATCCGAACAGATCGTAAAACAACATGTTGATAGAGCACAGAGTAAGATTGAAAGAGACAGGGTTGTTGAGACAGTAAGATCTCAGCCAAAACATTCGAAACTGGTACTTTACACTATCCTCAATGCGACAGAGGAGGAAAACGAGATCGCTACAGGAGATGTCTACTCTGAATACAAAGAACTTTGCCAAAACGTAGAGGTTTCAGAACTAACGCAGAGAAGGGTCTCAGGATTAATCTCAGAGCTTGATATGCTTGGTATTATCAATGCAAATGTTATGTCTAAGGGGAGGCATGGCCGGACCAGGCAGATAAGTGTTGACCTGTCTAGCAACATTAAAAGCCAGATTCGGGAACTGGTTGAAGAGAAATTCTACATATAG
- a CDS encoding type II toxin-antitoxin system ParD family antitoxin produces the protein MTMSVDLPDGLENEIDSEVSNGRYKSKSELVRDAVRRLLEERNKLEYRKLSVKAQERIDLARETGEEYNPEEIRKELGIES, from the coding sequence ATGACAATGAGTGTAGATCTGCCTGATGGTTTGGAGAACGAAATTGACTCAGAGGTATCTAATGGAAGGTATAAGTCCAAGTCAGAATTAGTCAGGGATGCTGTCAGAAGGCTTTTAGAGGAGAGAAATAAGCTAGAGTACAGAAAGCTCTCTGTCAAAGCCCAAGAAAGGATAGATCTGGCGAGGGAGACAGGAGAAGAGTACAATCCTGAAGAAATTAGAAAAGAATTAGGGATTGAGAGTTAG
- a CDS encoding CopG family transcriptional regulator — protein MTDTTVELSEETYGLLAKRAKDKGFKTTDEYINYVLDQVAEKARKKVETDDQEFSEEDEEKVKKRLKSLGYLD, from the coding sequence ATGACTGATACAACTGTAGAACTTTCAGAGGAAACTTACGGCCTATTAGCTAAGAGAGCGAAAGACAAGGGATTCAAAACGACGGACGAGTACATCAACTATGTTCTTGACCAGGTCGCAGAGAAAGCGAGAAAAAAGGTGGAAACAGACGACCAAGAGTTCAGCGAGGAAGACGAGGAAAAGGTCAAGAAACGGCTGAAAAGCCTGGGATACCTAGACTAA
- a CDS encoding formyl transferase has protein sequence MQAVFLGMNDGGEKVYNWLNDRNDIEVKALLTEKNQLSLVEDIEPDIMISSGFEHKVPEEIIEVPEQGIVNLHPSFLPHNRGSHPNIWSIIEDTPAGVSIHYMTEEIDGGPIIDRKEVRVEPSDTAGKLYDRLQNEMFELFKENWSDIKEGVKGEEQTGSTTTHYERELGEISELDLDEKVEVGEFLKKLRGLTWKPYKNAYFEKYGEKYFVEVEIIPESEID, from the coding sequence ATGCAAGCCGTTTTCCTTGGAATGAATGATGGCGGTGAGAAAGTCTATAACTGGCTGAACGATAGAAACGATATAGAGGTTAAAGCACTTTTGACTGAGAAAAATCAGCTATCTTTGGTTGAAGACATAGAGCCGGATATTATGATTTCCTCAGGATTTGAACACAAAGTTCCGGAAGAGATAATTGAAGTTCCGGAACAAGGAATTGTCAACCTCCATCCCTCTTTTCTACCACACAACAGAGGGTCTCACCCCAATATATGGAGCATAATTGAGGATACTCCGGCCGGCGTCTCCATACATTACATGACTGAGGAGATTGATGGAGGCCCTATTATTGATAGGAAAGAGGTTAGAGTAGAACCCTCCGATACCGCAGGGAAGCTATACGACAGGCTTCAAAATGAAATGTTTGAGCTTTTCAAGGAGAACTGGTCTGATATTAAAGAGGGAGTTAAAGGTGAGGAACAGACCGGTTCAACGACAACACATTACGAAAGAGAGCTAGGGGAGATCAGCGAACTAGATCTTGACGAAAAAGTAGAAGTGGGAGAGTTCCTGAAAAAACTCCGGGGTCTGACCTGGAAGCCGTACAAGAATGCTTACTTCGAGAAGTATGGTGAGAAATACTTTGTTGAAGTTGAGATTATTCCTGAGAGCGAGATAGACTGA
- a CDS encoding CopG family transcriptional regulator encodes MPRKTISLPEDLAEFVDENHINLSRFVQDKLRELAESEIEEEELSEDQAKEIAQKLEDLGYLDR; translated from the coding sequence ATGCCGAGAAAAACTATCTCCCTGCCAGAGGACCTCGCAGAATTCGTGGACGAGAACCATATCAATCTCTCCCGGTTTGTACAGGACAAGCTGAGGGAGCTGGCAGAGTCAGAAATTGAGGAGGAAGAGCTCTCTGAGGACCAGGCAAAGGAGATTGCTCAAAAACTGGAAGACCTCGGTTATCTTGACAGGTGA
- a CDS encoding nodulation protein, with protein MPESPVTREEIENAPTKAKIKAGEEVVKRALEEYDPEKTVIGFTGGKDSTITAWLVKRVCEEHGIQKPDFMFVDHGQHFDELEDYVKRLADDWGFEVMVAKNEDLIEKAENPGDKVDVSELNERNQREAERVGDYEEVPWLMDTEAGNHLLKTVPMNELLENHNIEAVINGVRWDEHESRGDEDFYSPRNEPEHMRVHPILQLTERDVWDVSWFHMVPDVTGVEIEEYPENKDDLPEGLSKQGVPISPKYWAGFRSLGSEISTDKHKEEPAWLQDVENTKERAGRAQNKDDKEIMEKLRSLGYM; from the coding sequence ATGCCAGAATCACCTGTAACACGGGAAGAAATTGAAAACGCACCTACAAAAGCCAAGATAAAAGCCGGAGAAGAAGTTGTCAAACGAGCCCTTGAAGAGTACGATCCCGAGAAAACGGTTATCGGATTTACAGGAGGGAAAGACTCGACAATCACTGCCTGGCTCGTCAAGCGAGTATGTGAGGAACACGGTATCCAGAAACCGGATTTCATGTTTGTAGATCACGGCCAGCATTTCGATGAGCTTGAAGACTATGTCAAAAGACTTGCCGACGACTGGGGATTTGAGGTTATGGTCGCAAAGAACGAAGATCTTATAGAGAAGGCAGAAAACCCGGGCGACAAAGTAGATGTATCAGAACTTAACGAGAGAAATCAGAGAGAAGCCGAAAGAGTAGGAGACTACGAGGAAGTACCGTGGCTGATGGACACCGAAGCAGGAAACCACCTTCTCAAAACAGTTCCAATGAACGAGTTACTGGAGAACCACAATATTGAAGCAGTGATCAACGGAGTCCGATGGGACGAACACGAGTCACGAGGAGATGAAGACTTCTACAGCCCAAGAAATGAACCTGAACATATGAGAGTGCACCCTATTTTGCAGCTTACAGAGCGAGATGTCTGGGACGTATCATGGTTCCACATGGTGCCTGACGTAACCGGGGTCGAAATCGAAGAGTACCCGGAAAACAAGGACGATCTGCCAGAAGGACTTTCCAAACAAGGTGTTCCTATCAGTCCGAAGTATTGGGCAGGATTCAGATCCCTGGGATCAGAGATCTCAACCGACAAGCACAAAGAAGAACCTGCATGGCTACAGGATGTAGAGAACACCAAGGAAAGAGCAGGCAGAGCCCAGAACAAAGACGATAAAGAAATCATGGAAAAGCTCAGGTCTTTAGGCTATATGTGA
- a CDS encoding GtrA family protein: MRYQNRIKELLNMKRISKFAFIGFIGLMVDNGVIFLLERNTELMIEVAKLISAELSIIFMFLLNEKWTFDAQKGGLRRFLKSNLVRSGGVVVALVVLKILYGMFGIPVVIANTIGIIAGFGFNYVFESFYTWKIHQD; the protein is encoded by the coding sequence ATGAGATACCAGAACCGTATAAAAGAACTCCTGAATATGAAGAGAATCTCCAAGTTTGCCTTTATCGGTTTTATCGGTTTAATGGTTGATAACGGCGTTATATTTCTTCTTGAACGGAATACGGAATTAATGATAGAGGTAGCAAAACTGATCAGCGCAGAACTCAGCATCATCTTCATGTTCCTGTTAAACGAAAAATGGACATTTGACGCCCAAAAAGGCGGTCTAAGGAGGTTTCTGAAGTCTAATCTGGTCAGGAGCGGAGGAGTGGTTGTGGCGCTGGTAGTACTGAAAATACTCTACGGCATGTTCGGAATTCCTGTTGTAATAGCCAACACAATCGGTATAATAGCAGGTTTCGGCTTCAACTATGTCTTCGAAAGCTTCTATACCTGGAAAATACATCAGGACTAG
- a CDS encoding UDP-glucose 4-epimerase, with product MRILVTGGAGFIGSHLCEELDRNHSIRVIDNLSSGKNENVSESIEMVEADIKSKKEIEPHFKDLDTVFHFAANPKVKTFPGDKDKDFEENLQGTKNVLDACIENNVDEIVFASSSVVYGEETEIPTPEDANLDPISMYGATKAGGEHMCKVYSQIFDIELSILRLANIVGRRNRKGVIYDFIHKLKEKPEKLEILGNGKQRKSYLHIENTVEGIIHAWKAEDTVFNIGSRDSIDVDGIAEIVSEEMNLNPKFSYTGGEKGWEGDVPEMRLDISKLENEGWKPERNSRESVTKTVKELLKQ from the coding sequence ATGCGGATTTTGGTGACCGGGGGAGCAGGATTTATCGGCTCACATCTCTGTGAGGAACTGGATAGGAACCACAGTATAAGAGTAATCGATAATCTATCCTCCGGGAAAAATGAAAATGTTTCCGAAAGCATTGAGATGGTTGAGGCCGACATTAAATCAAAAAAGGAGATAGAACCTCATTTCAAGGATTTAGACACGGTTTTTCACTTTGCCGCGAACCCGAAAGTCAAAACATTTCCCGGAGATAAAGACAAGGATTTTGAGGAGAACCTTCAAGGAACAAAGAACGTGCTTGATGCATGCATCGAGAATAATGTAGACGAAATAGTTTTCGCATCTTCTTCAGTGGTTTACGGTGAGGAAACAGAGATACCTACACCTGAGGACGCAAACCTTGATCCGATCTCAATGTACGGAGCGACAAAGGCAGGTGGAGAACACATGTGCAAGGTTTACTCCCAGATTTTTGATATTGAACTAAGTATTCTCAGACTCGCTAACATCGTAGGAAGAAGGAATCGGAAAGGAGTAATATATGACTTTATACACAAACTAAAGGAAAAACCTGAAAAACTGGAAATCCTTGGCAACGGGAAACAAAGGAAATCATACCTGCATATTGAGAACACGGTCGAGGGAATAATCCATGCATGGAAAGCGGAGGATACCGTTTTCAACATCGGAAGCAGGGACTCGATAGATGTCGACGGTATTGCAGAGATAGTTTCGGAGGAAATGAACCTCAATCCTAAGTTCAGCTATACAGGCGGCGAGAAAGGATGGGAAGGCGATGTACCCGAAATGAGACTGGATATTTCAAAGCTGGAAAATGAAGGCTGGAAACCAGAGCGGAACTCTCGGGAATCAGTCACAAAAACAGTGAAAGAACTTCTCAAGCAGTGA
- a CDS encoding nucleoside-diphosphate sugar epimerase — MEKALVTGGAGFIGSNIVHQLVDRGINVVVLDSLYLGSESNLGDVRDEIEFIQGSVTDREKVEQAVEGCDTVFHQAARSSSPMHKDEPVEGAKVNVEGFINTVEAAKNAEVEKIVYASTSSMYGSVEPPHSEKQVVTPTNLYTASKMSRELYAKVYSRSTKIHFTGLRYFSVYGPREKAKGDYANVITQFMWKMMEDKKPVIWGDGTQSRDFTYVKDIARANIKAAEIKEETNGEYYNIGTGTDTSFNDLTDTLNKVLDKSIEPEYIKHPRDNPVMTTKAHLERTKKELGWEPQVELREGLEKTYSFYRNQ; from the coding sequence ATGGAAAAGGCACTAGTAACTGGCGGAGCAGGATTTATCGGCTCAAACATTGTTCATCAACTCGTTGACCGTGGTATAAATGTAGTCGTTCTAGACAGTCTATACCTGGGATCCGAAAGCAATCTGGGAGATGTAAGGGACGAGATTGAATTTATTCAGGGCTCGGTTACTGATAGAGAAAAAGTCGAACAAGCAGTTGAAGGATGTGACACTGTTTTCCATCAGGCGGCGAGATCTTCTTCCCCGATGCATAAAGACGAACCTGTTGAAGGCGCCAAAGTTAATGTTGAAGGATTCATCAACACCGTGGAGGCGGCTAAAAACGCTGAAGTTGAAAAAATTGTATACGCTTCCACAAGCTCAATGTACGGCAGCGTAGAACCTCCCCACAGCGAGAAACAGGTTGTAACCCCTACCAACCTATACACGGCTTCAAAAATGTCGCGTGAGCTGTATGCAAAAGTCTACTCCCGGTCCACAAAAATTCATTTCACAGGACTGCGATATTTCTCGGTATATGGACCTCGGGAAAAAGCAAAAGGAGATTATGCGAATGTCATCACCCAGTTCATGTGGAAGATGATGGAGGATAAGAAACCTGTTATCTGGGGTGATGGAACCCAGAGCAGAGACTTCACCTACGTGAAGGACATCGCAAGAGCCAACATCAAGGCCGCAGAGATAAAAGAAGAAACTAACGGCGAATACTACAATATCGGAACAGGTACAGATACTTCTTTCAACGATCTGACTGATACCCTGAACAAAGTACTGGATAAGAGCATTGAACCCGAATACATCAAGCATCCAAGAGATAATCCTGTCATGACCACAAAAGCCCACCTTGAACGTACAAAAAAGGAACTTGGATGGGAACCACAAGTGGAACTCAGGGAAGGCCTTGAGAAGACCTACAGCTTCTACAGAAACCAATAA